GCGGATTGCGTTCGATCAGGCCATACAGATCGGGCTGGAAAAAGCCGAAAATGCGGCAGTGGGCGCGCGCCACGGCTGTCGCCGAGCGCGGCGCGGCATCGAGCAGCGCAATCTCGCCAAAGAATGAACCATCGCTGAATTCGGCCAGCTGCAGTTTGCCGGCTTCGGAGAGAATGGCCACCCGGCCGGTCTGGAGGATGTACATCCCCATCCCCGGTTCGTTCTCACGAAAAATGACCTCGTCGGGCTGGTATTCCCGCTGGTGCAGAATGCGCACCACCGCCGCCAGTTCCCGCCGTGTTAAATCCTGAAAGATCGGCATGGCCTTGAGGAGCTGGCTGATCTCCTCTTCATTCTGCTCGGGATGTTCTGCTGCTTTCTTGACGAACAAACCTTTCATGGGCATTCCCCA
This window of the bacterium genome carries:
- a CDS encoding cyclic nucleotide-binding domain-containing protein, coding for MKGLFVKKAAEHPEQNEEEISQLLKAMPIFQDLTRRELAAVVRILHQREYQPDEVIFRENEPGMGMYILQTGRVAILSEAGKLQLAEFSDGSFFGEIALLDAAPRSATAVARAHCRIFGFFQPDLYGLIERNPQLGIKIVLGLSRLVCERLRQTNQRTYAINEALQQMRQTPQ